The following nucleotide sequence is from Triticum dicoccoides isolate Atlit2015 ecotype Zavitan chromosome 7B, WEW_v2.0, whole genome shotgun sequence.
AATGCAACCACTCAGCCTGACATGTCAAAGCTTATCTGGTGGCTGCAGGTGGCTGCAGATTATAGTTGTGAAGATTCTCCTACTCAGATAATAGAATCACATGATGAATAGTTGGATACAACTATTATCCAAGTATTCCTTCTTGACGGTGAGAATGTTGATTTACATCGGGGTATTTGCACATAACACCATGTAAGTCAAGTATGTGCGCACTAGTCTCTTTTACTCTGACCCGCTCACTCTTTCACAACCGACAAAACCAAGCGAGTCAGCCGAACACATGGACCAAATTTGTGGTGTTGGGACACACTTGGGAATCTGATGCCCCGCGTCCACTCGCATGCGTGTTTGTAGCTTGCATCAACCACATTAATCAGCACCAGAAAAGAGCATGTTTCAATATTGTTTTGTAATTTCGGTACATAGGATATTCCCACAAAGGAAGTacacacaacacatgcatgcagtCCCCAGAAGTCCGTTTGTGCGTGTATATGCACCCATTTGGCTAGGACCTTCACTGCAGAATTGGTGGGTGGCAGTACGGGCCGCTGAGCCGGCCCTCGCCGATCCTTCTGTTAGCGGTGTCGCTCAGGTGCATACCATCCCAGAGGAGGTGGCTCCCTGGGTCATGGCAAACGCTCGAGCCATCCATCCCGCACAAGGTGAACGGATCAAATCTATGCGGTGCGCCGGCCTTTCCGCAACAGCTCATGAGGGCGGTCTCAAAGCCTGCACAACGAAATCAGTCTAACCATATTTAGGTGACATTCAGGGTTCGCAATTTCATTTTCTCAGTTTGAATTGTAGCAACAACAGGAAGAGCAAAAAAAAGAACACCGACAATTTGCTCAAACTACTGAAATTACATTTGAATTTAACTGAAACTCGAGAAAAACTGGCTTGATTTCCTTTAAAACCTGGCCCAAATTCAAGTGGTATTTATTTTTATACTGGCACATAAATGTTTTATTAACATTGAACGTTGAAATTTTGTTGCTATTCTTGAGCCTAGTGATGTTTGAATCGTTAAATTTGGCCGGTTGCTCAATTATTCCTGAGTGAATTCCCTACCAATAATTGTTCTTTTGAAAGAAAGAATCACCGGTTGCTCATTTCGCAAGGCATTGCTAACATGGTTGCCGAGACTCACCAAATTTTCTGGGATCTTGCACTATTTGGTAGATGTGGCTTGCGAGGTCGGCATACATGATCCGTGTGCGTGGATGCTTCTTTTGAAGCTTTGAGAGGCTGCTCTGGAGGAAAGAGTTGTGCCTTTTGAACAGCGCGTTGTGGTTTCTCAGGCACCCGTACTTGTCATAGTCACTTTTGTTGGTGCTCTCGAACATGCTCAGGTAAAATGGAAAGCAACCCATTGGAGCAATGTTTGACACCACAATGTCAACTGCGCCGAGTGCCATTAATTTCTGCATGTTTAGAGCATATGTTAGGGTACAAACTGCATGGCTTGGCCACTTTATTTGTTCATGTATTTGCCACTTCTCCATCTGTGAGGCATGTTTCCAAAATAGTCATGCTTGAGATATCATTTTTTTTTCTACCGCTCGCTTGAGATATTGTTACTGTTGTAGGGTACTTTGGTCCAACTTAACCCAACTAATTGTTTTGTTGGTATGCATGTTCAGGTAAAAAACGACAAACCTTTGCAAACAGAGGGAGAACTATAAAGCTTCGCAGTTACCTCCACACCAGATATGATGGTGTTCACTATTCTGGGTATGTTCTTACTGGCCTCGTCTACCGTGGATCCATTTACCAGCTGGATGCTGTAGTCATTCTCCCCCAACTGGAGCACGAACAGGGTCTTGGCCAAATACATCTTGCAACCCATATACAGGCACATATTTGAGTTAGTAAACTTTAGTTATGGCACCAAAGAAAATATTCTCGCGTGCGTAAATCAGTCGATCAAATGATTGAATATATTAGAACGAGCTCAGTGCTTAATTACTCTGCTGTGTTCCACAGATTGAAGGCAACAATTGCTGGAAATTGTCCATCTGGGTGTTCATGGAGCCGTCATAGGCAGTGAACTTGAGGCTGGCGTTGCTGTAGTCAAGTACGGTGCCGCCGATGATGGCCATGTTGGCCCCTCGCTGGAACTCCTTGCGGCGTGCCTTGGATGGCAGGGGGAAAGACAGCCCGAATGCTTGCGCTGCACTCACTTAAACTATGTCAGTGTGATGACATTTTCACAAGAAGTTCACGGAATGCCCACATAAAATGGGCAACTCCAGGTTTTTGAAGCCAGTCAGATCAGAAATGTTTTGACACTGCATTTTTACCCAGGAAGTCGACGTTAACCCGGCCATCGCTGCACCGGCAAGTGGGCTTCCCGAAATAGGTGACACCGTAGGGGAGACGGGTGAAAATGCCCAACAGGCCGGCAGGCCCCGGCCGGCCATCAACACATAAGTTACCGGCGTCGGACCCCGAATTGTCGAAGTTGAAGATGGCGTTGTACAGCGGTCCATTGCTGCCACCTGATCTGGCCGCAGCGGTGCTAGCTGGAAGTGCAACCATCAGGCAGCAGCAtgagacactagtgcagaaccgggcaatagcaccggttcgtaaggccctttagtgccgtttccataaccgacactaaagtgtggtcactaNNNNNNNNNNNNNNNNNNNNNNNNNNNNNNNNNNNNNNNNNNNNNNNNNNNNNNNNNNNNNNNNNNNNNNNNNNNNNNNNNNNNNNNNNNNNNNNNNNNNNNNNNNNNNNNNNNNNNNNNNNNNNNNNNNNNNNNNNNNNNNNNNNNNNNNNNNNNNNNNNNNNNNNNNNNNNNNNNNNNNNNNNNNNNNNNNNNNNNNNNNNNNNNNNNNNNNNNNNNNNNNNNNNNNNNNNNNNNNNNNNNNNNNNNNNNNNNNNNNNNNNNNNNNNNcggttcagcacgaaccggtgctaaagggcaaccacgtggcatgagccagctccgggggcctggagccctttagtaccggttggtaagaccaaccggtactataaggtttggggggttttaccCGAATATTGATAGAAATTCCCATAAGGTCCTTTAAATATTGATAAGGTATTATCAATCATATGGGCAGGGAAGACCCCCTGTAAAAAatatattaataataataataataaataaataaaataatatatatatatacatatatttgtaaaataaataaataataatattaaGCAATATTGAAAATGTAAGCAGCCTTGGCATGTATGTACGCATACACTGACACGAGGATTCTTGAAGGCTGAAAAAGCTCTCAAGGCTAATCGCATGAAGATCTGTATGGCCGAAGAGCGAAGACTGGTACACAAAGACTAGCCAATTATTCACCGAGAGACAATGCCATGTGAAGAAAGCAAAGATTCCTGAAGATTGAAACTTGTCGGCACTCTCTCGCACTTTTCTATATTATTAGAAGGACACGCGTATACCCTAGTAGGACACGTGTGCATGCTACCGTGGGTAAAATAAGTGAAGGAAGGCTCCCGAAGGCCACCTTGCAGCCACCCCTCGCGGCTATAAAAGGAGACGCTGGGCTCAAGAAGAGAACACAAGAGACGGGAGAGCACGGAGCACTCAAAGCATCGAGACTCTCCACCAGAGCACCACTTCCTTCGTAGTCTAGCTACCACCACTACTAGTAGAATAGCCAAGAAGGCGCTTAGTTCGCCAAGAGTTTGAAGGTAATTTCCTAGTTGTGTGTAATCCCTTCGGGGCCTCCCGAAAGGGAAAACCATATGTAAATTATGTTGTTGAAATGATGTAGTTTCTTGGTTTCATTTAGTGCTTTTATTTATGAATTTATGGGACGAGTTCTTATGCTAGGGATCCTATAGGAGAAGCCTCTGCGTGTGTAGTTCTCTGTGTAGCCAGAGTGGCGTTTGAATGAGAACCTTGTGGCCGTAGAGAAGTGTTTCCTTCGGGTGGAACTGCCTGGGAAGACGATAGGAATTTACCCCATAAATTTGTAATTAAAACTGCTAAGTGAACATAACTAGCTACATCTGATGCAACATAATGAAAAATATGGTGAGTACTGAGTAGGATTTTACACCTTTGCGCACATCGCCGGACGAATTGTTGGCCTCGCCAGCCTCTAAATAGATCATGCATTAAATATATAATCAAGTTAGAACGTGAAGGTAATCATATTGAATTAAATATTATTGTGAATAGTGGAATACTATTCCAAATAGTGTATTCAATAGTGGAGCACTATTGTGAATAGTGCCCTACCTAGTGAATAGTAAATACTATTTAAGATAAAAAGAATACCTGTCTACCACTTCCACCTAATCCCAAATTAACCTAATCAAAATCTAATCACATAGTAACTATATAATAATATAATTTTTTTTCCATATATTGTTGGTATCAGGTCCAGCGTTTAATCATTGAAAGGTTAAAATATTTAAACTTAGAAGTTAGCGCAGGTAAAGTAATTAATACTAAGGAAAATCTAAATATAAGGTGTAGAGTAAATCCTTCTGAAGAGCATATCTGGCATTCATCTCATAGCCAGTTAAATACGGTTGTCGATTTGATATATAACTTTTACATATCTTGGGGAAAAAGACAAGATAATTTAGACCAAAAATTTGAAAGTTTATTCAAAGAATACCAAAAGCTTGCTGATAAGTATTCAGGTTTGAATAATAAAATCGATCTAGCTTTACATAAGCTAGAGGAAGCAAAAGCAAGACAGAATACAGTTTCCAAGAATAACGATTATATTAAAGAAGAAGTGTTATCAATAGGCCGTTACTTAAGTAAAGGCAAAGAGTCACTCACACGCACTGATTCAAGACAAGATATACTTGAAATAAAAAAGTTGGTGCAAGAGGTTAAAACCTTGATTATCTCATAATTATATGACCGAATATACTCAAGCATTAAACGAAGTAGCTAAATACCTGTCACCTCCTGTCGGGTTTTCAGATCACGACTCTCCAAAAGAAGATTCCAAAGTAATAATAAGACAAAATAACACAATCATCCAACTATTAATTCAAGTATTAGATAAGCTAAAAAGTATTCAAAACAACAAAGAAATTGTGTTATCATCATCTGGAATAGTTGCCTCTACTAGAAATATTAATTCAGAAAAATGGACGTATCTAAAGGCTTCCTTAGACGAGACAAAACTCTCCAATTAGTAAGGCAAGATTcaagacctttagccatgaagcatagaTTATCATgcaaagctgatgatattgatagtATTGAAGAAGTTATAGATATACAAAGAGATCTAGAAAGATATCAGAAAGATACCCTAAGAAAAATAAAGCCACAACAAGTATATCACATGGGTATGTTTGAAAGTAAGAGTGGTCTATACAGAATATCTCGAGAAGTAGAATTAAGCGTGTTAACACATCCAGTAGATTTAAGAATTGTAAGCAAAAATATTGAAAATGAATTAAAATATTGTGGTTACAAATATATTCATCAAGGCATGTATATCATAGGAGTCAAAGGTATGACAAGGAAGAAATTAGGTGCGAAGGTTTTGATAACTTTATTAGACAGAAGATGGGAATCTGTAGATAAAGCAGCATTAGGATTTTTGGAAGGAGACATGAATGAAAATAGATTAATAACCTATATAGCTCCAGACCTAATGATGCCCGTaaaagaatttattgaaaaaatGAGTTTTGGTTTCCAAACTAAAGGTTATGAAGATTTTAAAGGAACAAATTTGCTAGTAAGTATAGAATTTATAGGAAGACTCACTAATAGAAGTAGCTCCAGATATAGAGTGAATGTGAATGACGTAATTGATAGTATGCAATCAAAAGGTATTAAATTTATGAATCCTCTTAAAATTGGCTCTGAAGAAAGAGCAGGAGAAGAATGGAAGATAGGAGAATTAATAGAGAAAAAAGAATTAAAGCAACCTGAAAACTACATAAGCTATCAAAATTGTGAAGGAAGTAGCAGTATTCGATTTATGAACTATAAAGCTGCATCAATAGAAGACTCTGAATCATTTATGTCAGAATCGGAAATTAATGATGATAAGAATAAAGGTATATCTGAATGTATGGAAAAGGCTAATTTAGATGAtgaaataattcattgggaaaataAGCTAAAGCATATTGAATGGGAATATAGTCATTCTATGACAAAGGATTGGCCGAAAATTAGAGAAAGAGAGCTATTTATCATTCGAGAAATTGCAAGGTTAAAGAAACTAAAAAGCGATAAAATGTCTGTCACTAGTAGTTCAAGCATGGAAGATAAAATTTTAGCATCCGCAGAAAGAAAAGCAAATGCGATCATTAATAAAAATTCTGttgttaataataataataaagataaGAATATTATTCAAAAAGAAGAAATTGTAGTGAAGAAGAGCAATGGGATATCAATAATAAGTTATTATTAGAAAgttatgaggaagaggaggaattaaTAAAAGAAATGTGGTTAGAAGATGAAAGATATGATGATTCAGAACAAAATAGTGATTTCTATAACTCACTAGATGATGTGGGACTACATAATTTAGACAATGCAATGGAAGCCATGGAAGTAGAAAGTAGTGGTAAAAGAAGAAGGGGATATGGTgaatcatctgtaaaaagagaaggagaaagagagagaCCTACCAGGACAGCTGGACAATGGCCTCCAGAAAAAGATGATTACCAGCCTACATATATCCCAGGACAATATAGATACATGGGCACTAAAAGAAGAGATTTTGAAAAACCAGTGCAATTCCAAAATTATAAAAATGATGGTGCTATATTAAACCTAGCAGCTCATGACCCAATAGATTGGCCGAATATAATCAACATATGGAAAGGTTTAATAGTACAAAAATATATACAAAATCAGTATAGCATAGGCACTAAGGTAGAAGATATGTTAACATATCTTGAAACATTTTTAGGAGAATCTGTAAAAGTTCTTTGGGAACAATGGGTAGAATCATACCCTAGTCAATATGAAGAATTAAAAAGGGCAGGAAGTAACCCTAATAACTTTGCGAATGTTATCTCAAATATGATCATAGCAGAAGATCCTGAATTAGGACATACCTCATTGCAAAATGAAAGGTTAAGAGAAATAGAAAAATTAACATTAACTAGCTGGAAAGGTATTAAAGAGTTTTCCCAGCATTATTTGTATAATGCTACTACTGCTAAACAAGGTTTTAATGTAGGCGTAGTAGAAAGATATTTTAATAAGTTGCCTGATCCCCTAGGGTCAATAATATTTGAAGAATATAAAAAGGAAACGGCGGGAAACGTGGTAAACATATCTCAAGCTATAACATTTGTTTTCAAACAATTAAGAAAGGTGTGTACTAGTATTCAAGCCCAAAGATCTATGAAGAAATCAGATTATAATTTTTGCAATAACATAGTCCAAATACCACTTACATATGGAGAAGAAAGGCATAGGAAAAACAAATATTATAAACCACAAAGGAGAGATAATAGAAATTTTAGAACAAAGAAAAGATATTTCTTAAGAAGATCAGACAATAGAGCCCCATTCTTGCATAAAAGAAATGTAAGAAgatataatcctaagaaaacctatGATAAAACATGCAGGTGTTTCATATGTAACTCACCAGATCATCTAAGTAGAACTTGCCCTAATAAAGACCAGAAAATATACTCTAGCAAATATGAAGAACAAGAGAGGGTGTTAATTATAGATAGCGTTAATGAAAATATATTAGTATGTGATGATGAAATAAAAGACGATGAGTCAATATATTCAATTATAGAAACAGATGAAGTAGAAAATGAGGCTCCAGAATATGAATCAAGTGAAGATGAAATAGACCTAATAGATGATTTAGCCGGTTTAAAaattgaaatgatgaaccaagtagaTTGTGAACATGATTGGATTAGAGGAAAAGGTGATTATAACATAATGTGCTTTCTGTATATATTATCCAAGCCAAGATAATAGGTTTACATGTAGCTTGTGTTTAAAACAAGCATGTGCCTCATGTCTAAGAGCCAATAATCAAAAGTGGAGACAAGAGATAGAATTGGAACCAGAAGAGCGAATATTATCCAGTAGGGTTAGAAATTTAGAAAATAGAATAAATAAGCTAGAAGCAGAGCTAGAAAAACTTAAAGATGAGTTAGAAAATAGTAAAGAGGAAAATGATAATGTTCCAAAAAACACAGAAATGAAAGAGCAAATGGTAACAGTAAGGGATAAAAAAGGAGACAAATTAATACAATTGAAAGATgcaattactagttttggaaacaAATATATTGTTCGATTACCATTCAAAGAAGTGTTAGGAATAAGGATCCCAGTTAAGATTGTTCTGAAGCCAAATATTTCATATAAAGTACTGGCACTATTAGATACTGGTTGCACTAAAAATATCATCCATGATAAATATTTTATGAGATGTCCCGAAATAGTTGAAACTATAGATGATAATAAAGCTGAAGTATCTACCGATATGTCAGGAATAAAGAAGATCCATAACCAGCTAGCATATAATATTGAAGCTTACATAAATGGCACAAAATATATAATAGATGAAATTACAATAAGAGATTTGTCAGTAATAAATGATGACATGATAATAGGGTTAAGATTTTTACAACAATCTTTACAAACCACAATCATACATGAAGAGGGGGTAACATTTATTCCTTATCAAGATAATGTTCCATACATATCTGAAGTGCGAAAACAAAGAAAGTCCTTGCAAAATGTAGAAATATCTAATTTAGATGATGAATATAGCACAAGTCCAGATCCCCTTGAATTCTGTAAAGACGAAGAACTTAGTGAGACCATAGAAGAATATCATATAGAAAATACATGTACTGAATGCATTGGGTTGCAATCATTCTCTCCAAATTGGTATAGAGATATAAAATCCAAAAAGGATATAGATAAGATTGTGCAAAGACTAGAAAGTATACAAATTATTGGAGAAATACTAATGAAACATTGGGATAAGAACTCTATAGTTTGCAAAATAAATATCATAAATCCAGATTATATAATTAAGTCAGGACCAATAGAAGCAACTCCTAAAGATATCGAAGAGTTCAAAATGCATATTGAAGAGTTATTAAAGTTAAAAGCTATAAGAGAAAGCAGAAGCCCTCATCGATCTGCTGCTTTTATAGTTAGAAATCATGCTGAAGAAGTTAGAGGTAAATCTAGAATGGTAATTAACTTTAAAAGGCTTAATGATAATACAGTTGACGATGCATACAACATACCTAATAAGCAGGAATGGATTAACAGAATACAAGGAAGTAAATATTTCTCCAAATTCGATTTAAAGGCAGGATTTTGGCAAGTAAAAATGGCTGAAGAATCTATTCCATGGACATCATTTACTTGTCCACAAGGCCATTATGAATGGCTAGTAATGCCATTAGGCCTAAAGAATGCACCTGCACTATTTCAAAGAAAGATGCAAAATATATTTAATGAGAATCAAGCATTTATATTAGTATACGTAGATGATTTGTTAGTATTCTCAAAATCATACAAAGAGCATATAGCCCATCTTGAAGTGTTCTTTCGAAAGGTAGAACAAAATGGGCTCATACTATCTAAAAAGAAGATGGAGATTTGCAAAGAGAAAATAAATTTCCTTGGTCATGAAATAGGAGAAGGAAAAATATATCTACAAGAACATATTGCAAAGAAAATATTAGAGTTTCCTAATAATATGAGTGATAAAAAGGTTTTACAACAGTTCTTAGGAATTGTAAACTATGCGCGAAACTATATAGATAACTTAGCAAAGCTAGCAGGACCTTTATATGCTAAATTAAGAAAAAATGGTCAAAGATACTTCAATTCTGAAGATATAAAATTAGTAAAGGCCATCAAGGAAAAGGTCAGGAATTTAAAACCCCTAGAATTGCCTCTAGAAGACAATTATTTTATAATTGAGACAGATGCATCTAAGGTAGGATGGGGTGCGATACTAAAACAAAAGCCCAATAAATACTCTCCAAAGGCAGACGAAAAAATATGCAGATATGCTTCAGGAAGTTACAAATTAAAGACGGTAAATAATATTGATAGAGAAATTCTTGCAGTTGTAAATGCAATAAATGCATTTAGGTTATATCTAGGATTTAAAGAATTTACAGTACGAACAGACTGTGAAGCCATATGCCGATATTACAATAAAATTAATAGTAAGAAAAGCTCAACCAGAAGATGGGTCTTATTTGAAGACACCATAGCTGGGAATGGTTATAAAGTTATTTTTGAGCATATTAAGGGGAAGGATAATACCTTACCTGACATATTTTCTCGTGCATCAAATTTGCAGGAATGAGGAAAGGATTATTCGCCACCAAGGATGAATATCTCTTCTTTGGAGAAGAAAATAGGCTGAAAATGTTTCAGCCAAATACATTCAATTTTAAGCCAAAATCCCATATTAAGCTCGATGAAGCTCAAAGATGCATATTGGATAACTTTTGGTTCCAATATACTCGCAAAAAAGAGGAACAAGGATATTTTTTATCAATTCTCAACAGTTTGGCTGAATATTTTAATGAATTAAACAAAAATGTGCCAAAGCCAGCAAAGGTTGAAATACCAAAAGGAGAAACTCTATATCTTATATTTGATGGAAACAAACCTGGCATATATTTGGAATGGGAGAATATTATGATTGAAAAATTAGATGCAAAAAGAAATGGACAAGATTTAACATTCAAAAGATATTACAGTATAGATGAGGCCTTACTTTGGGCAAGGAAGGTATTAGGACCAGATTATTATATTGACCCAAAGGCTAAAAACTATATCCAAATGAAAAGAGGCATACCTGCTTCACCAACTCCCACAAAGGGGGAGGCATCAAGCTCAAACAATATAAAGAAAGAAGAATCCCCAAAATATAAGACATATCAAGAATGCCTTCTAAAGGGGCTTGACCCTTTAGACAGTGAATACATAGATCAAGAAATGGATAAAAGGTTTGAAGAATTTTCAAAGATAATAAAGAAAGAATTAAAGGAGGAAATATTAAAAGAATTAAGGCAAGAAATGGATGAAAAATTTGAAGAAATAAAGAAAGAATGTGATGAAAAATATGATTTCAATCTgttaaatgatgatgatcatatggacATAGCAGGGCATGGGCAGCGACCTGAATAAAGCCCAAACTGCATATATTGATATTGCTATCAATTATTCGGGCGCGGAGGACATATACCCGACCCGAATATTGATAGAAATTCCCATAAGGTTCTTTAAATATTGATAAGGTATTATCAATCATATGGGCAGGGAAGACCCCctgtaaaaaatatatatattaataataataataaaaataaataaaatgatatatatatatatatatttgtaaaataaataaataataatattaaGCAATATTGAAAATGTAAGGAGCCTTGGCATGTATGTACGCATACACTGACACGAGGATTCTTGAAGGCTGAAGAAGCTCTCAAGGCTAATCGCATGAAGATCTGTATGGCCGAAGAGCGAAGACTGGTACACAAAGACTAGCCAATTATTTACCGAGAGACAATGCCACGTGAAGAAAGCAAAGATTCCTGAAGATTGAAACTTGTCGGCACTCTCTCGCACTTTTCTATATTATTAGAAGGACACGCGTATACCCTAGTAGGACACATGTGCATGCTACCATGGGTAAAATAAGTGAAGGAAGGCTCCCGAAGGCCACCTTGCAGCCACCCCTCGCGGCTATAAAAGGAGACGCTGGGCTCAAGAAGAGAACACAAGAGACGGGAGATCACGGAGCACTCAAAGCATCGAGAATCTCCACCAGAGCACCACTTCCTTCGTAGTCTAGCCACCACCACTACTAGTAGAATAGCCAAGAAGGCGCTTAGTTCGCAAGAGTTTGAAGGTAATTTCCTAGTTGTGTGTAATCCCTTCGGGGCCTCCCGAAAGGGAAAACCATATGTAAATTATGTTGTTGAAATGATGTAGTTTCTTGGTTTCACTTAGTGCTTTTATTTATGAATTTATGGGACGAGTTCTTATGCTAGGGATCCTATAGGAGAAACCTCTGCGTGTGTAGTTCTCTGTGTAGCCAGAGTGGCGTTTGAATGAGAACCTTGTGGCCGTAGAGAAGTGTTTCCTTCGGGTGGAACTGCCTGGGAAGACGATAGGAATTTACCCCATAAATTTGCAATTAAAACTGCTAAGTGAACGTAGCTAGCTACATCTGATGCAACATAATGAAAAATATGGTGAGTACTGAGTAGGATTTTACACCTTTGCGCACATCGCCGGACGAATTGTTGGCCTCGCCAGCCTCTAAATAGATCATGCATTAAATATATAATCAAGTTAGAACGTGAAGGTAATCATATTGAATTAAATATTATTGTGAATAGTGGAATACTATTCCAAATAGTGTATTCAATAGTGGAGCACTATTGTGAATAGTGCCCTACCTAGTAAATAGTAAATACTATTCAAGATAAAAAGAATACCTGTCTACCACTTCCACCTAATCCCAAATTAACCTAATCAAAATCTAATCACATAGTAACTATATAATAATAtaatttttat
It contains:
- the LOC119336962 gene encoding GDSL esterase/lipase At1g28580-like; the encoded protein is MAIIGGTVLDYSNASLKFTAYDGSMNTQMDNFQQLLPSICGTQQSCKMYLAKTLFVLQLGENDYSIQLVNGSTVDEASKNIPRIVNTIISGVEKLMALGAVDIVVSNIAPMGCFPFYLSMFESTNKSDYDKYGCLRNHNALFKRHNSFLQSSLSKLQKKHPRTRIMYADLASHIYQIVQDPRKFGFETALMSCCGKAGAPHRFDPFTLCGMDGSSVCHDPGSHLLWDGMHLSDTANRRIGEGRLSGPYCHPPILQ